From one Streptococcus oralis genomic stretch:
- a CDS encoding LiaF transmembrane domain-containing protein, translating to MKKLLGLVFLVAAALVLYFGSVGWPSLDVNLWSLIPVGLFLYFTLENFLKKDYKASLMCLIIAFIIANAIFDILPISSGLVIGAGVLACVGLGYLFPDKDKKEGK from the coding sequence ATGAAAAAATTATTGGGACTTGTATTTTTAGTAGCAGCAGCGCTAGTATTGTATTTCGGATCTGTTGGATGGCCAAGTTTGGATGTCAACCTCTGGTCACTCATTCCAGTAGGATTGTTCCTCTATTTCACACTAGAAAACTTTTTGAAAAAAGACTACAAGGCTAGTCTGATGTGCTTGATCATTGCCTTTATCATTGCAAATGCAATCTTTGATATTTTGCCAATTTCAAGTGGTTTGGTGATTGGTGCAGGAGTGCTAGCTTGTGTAGGACTTGGCTATCTCTTTCCTGATAAGGATAAAAAAGAAGGCAAATAA
- a CDS encoding DUF6287 domain-containing protein, with product MNKKEREKQFEEVNGRKRSESKSAPNKNIKIYIGLALAASVTLILVSIFSHSLIGKKESNQASSAVSTTESTSQSSTSQASTSQGKTDETDKDKQEEIQKLKNQLTALDTKITEAEALVSKLKKETAVPKLDIEAIKNNDLSSLEGTWRSQSGNEYIIKNSGEVDATWFTNDQKYESVVGLKVSKGQDSRNPETASLSAWVKDSVSGGFVVVAVPSGVVMQPGDDGKITDKSNHAEERLLSGQDYGSMLMKPEDVYYRVKPDTSKLEEEEKNLAQLQADRETIKSSLESKEKKN from the coding sequence ATGAATAAGAAAGAACGGGAAAAACAATTTGAAGAGGTCAATGGACGTAAGCGGTCTGAATCAAAGTCGGCTCCGAATAAAAATATAAAAATCTATATTGGCCTAGCACTCGCTGCTTCAGTCACTCTCATCTTGGTAAGTATTTTCTCGCATTCTTTGATTGGAAAGAAAGAGTCAAATCAAGCATCGTCTGCCGTTTCAACTACAGAGTCAACAAGTCAATCGTCTACAAGTCAAGCGTCTACAAGTCAAGGAAAAACGGATGAGACTGATAAGGATAAACAAGAGGAAATTCAAAAACTCAAGAATCAACTGACTGCTTTAGATACCAAAATTACGGAAGCAGAAGCACTTGTTAGCAAGCTAAAGAAAGAAACTGCTGTTCCAAAACTAGATATTGAAGCAATCAAGAACAATGATCTGTCTAGTTTAGAAGGTACTTGGCGTAGTCAATCTGGCAATGAATACATTATTAAGAATTCTGGAGAAGTAGATGCGACTTGGTTTACAAATGATCAAAAGTACGAATCTGTAGTTGGATTAAAGGTATCAAAAGGTCAAGATAGTCGTAACCCTGAGACAGCTTCTCTCAGTGCGTGGGTGAAAGATTCTGTTTCTGGAGGATTTGTAGTAGTTGCTGTTCCAAGTGGGGTTGTTATGCAACCTGGTGATGATGGAAAGATTACGGATAAAAGCAATCATGCTGAAGAAAGACTACTTTCGGGTCAAGATTACGGGTCTATGTTAATGAAACCAGAAGATGTTTATTACCGTGTGAAACCAGATACCAGTAAACTTGAAGAAGAAGAAAAGAATTTAGCTCAACTGCAAGCTGATCGAGAAACAATCAAATCTTCTCTAGAATCTAAGGAAAAGAAAAACTAG
- a CDS encoding rhodanese-like domain-containing protein → MTIWIVWGIVLAMVAWMGYNYLRIRRAAKIVDNAEFEDLIRKGQLIDVREPAEFHRKHILGARNIPSNQLKSSLAALRKDKPVLLYENQRGQRVTNAALYLKKQGFSEIYILSYGLDSWKGKIKTS, encoded by the coding sequence ATGACAATTTGGATTGTTTGGGGAATCGTATTAGCGATGGTGGCATGGATGGGGTATAACTACCTTCGTATTCGTCGTGCGGCTAAGATTGTGGATAATGCGGAATTTGAAGACTTGATTCGGAAAGGGCAATTGATTGACGTCCGTGAACCAGCAGAATTTCACAGAAAACATATCCTCGGAGCTCGCAATATTCCTTCAAATCAGTTGAAGTCAAGCCTTGCAGCCCTTCGTAAGGATAAACCTGTCCTTCTCTACGAAAACCAACGCGGACAACGAGTGACCAATGCCGCACTTTATTTGAAAAAACAAGGTTTTTCTGAGATTTATATCCTTTCTTATGGATTGGATTCTTGGAAAGGGAAGATCAAGACAAGCTAA
- a CDS encoding YqgQ family protein produces MEAMKTFYDVQQFLKQFGIIVYMGKRLYDIELMKLELSRIYDAGLMDKLDYLEAEAVLRREHKIELDYIEKNGDKNL; encoded by the coding sequence ATGGAAGCTATGAAAACATTCTATGATGTGCAGCAATTTCTCAAACAATTTGGCATTATTGTTTACATGGGGAAGCGTTTGTATGATATTGAACTGATGAAGCTCGAACTCTCTCGGATCTATGATGCAGGTCTGATGGACAAGCTAGACTATCTAGAGGCGGAAGCTGTTCTTCGTAGAGAGCACAAGATAGAATTAGACTACATAGAGAAAAATGGAGATAAGAACTTATGA
- a CDS encoding LysR family transcriptional regulator, giving the protein MRIQQLHYIIKIVETGSMNEAAKQLFITQPSLSNAVRDLENEMGIEIFIRNPKGITLTRDGMEFLSYARQVVEQTQLLEERYKNPVAHRELFSVSSQHYAFVVNAFVSLLKKSDMEKYELFLRETRTWEIIDDVKNFRSEVGVLFLNSYNRDVLTKMLDDNHLLAHHLFTAQPHIFVSKTNPLAKKDKVKLADLEDFPYLSYDQGTHNSFYFSEEILSQEHHKKSIVVSDRATLFNLLIGLDGYTIATGILNSNLNGDNIVSIPLDIDDPIELVYIQHEKTSLSKMGERFIEYLLEEVQFDN; this is encoded by the coding sequence ATGAGAATTCAACAACTACACTATATTATCAAAATCGTCGAAACTGGCTCTATGAATGAGGCAGCTAAGCAGCTCTTTATCACCCAACCCAGTCTCTCTAATGCTGTTCGAGACTTGGAAAATGAAATGGGCATTGAAATCTTTATCCGCAATCCCAAGGGCATTACCTTAACCCGTGATGGGATGGAGTTTCTCTCCTACGCTCGCCAAGTTGTCGAGCAAACGCAGCTTCTGGAGGAACGCTATAAAAATCCTGTCGCCCACCGCGAACTTTTCAGCGTTTCCTCTCAGCACTATGCCTTTGTAGTCAATGCCTTTGTCTCTCTGCTCAAAAAAAGTGATATGGAGAAATACGAGCTCTTCCTTCGTGAAACTCGGACTTGGGAGATTATCGATGACGTCAAGAACTTCCGTAGCGAGGTCGGTGTCCTCTTTTTAAACAGCTACAACCGCGATGTTTTAACGAAAATGCTCGATGACAATCACCTCTTAGCCCACCACCTCTTTACCGCTCAACCCCATATCTTTGTTAGCAAGACCAATCCTCTAGCTAAAAAAGACAAGGTCAAACTGGCTGATTTAGAAGATTTTCCTTACCTCAGTTACGATCAGGGGACGCACAACTCCTTCTACTTTTCAGAGGAGATTCTTTCACAAGAGCACCACAAGAAATCCATCGTAGTCAGTGACCGTGCCACCCTCTTTAATCTTTTGATTGGTTTGGATGGTTACACCATTGCAACAGGGATATTGAACAGCAACCTCAACGGAGACAATATCGTTTCCATTCCACTGGACATTGACGACCCGATTGAACTAGTCTATATCCAGCATGAAAAAACCAGCCTGTCTAAGATGGGCGAACGCTTTATCGAATACTTACTAGAAGAAGTTCAATTCGATAATTAA
- a CDS encoding 16S rRNA pseudouridine(516) synthase produces MRLDRLLAQEMISRKAMKQALLKKEILVDDCPANSLAQNVDTGLQKLVFQGRQIQGYKHTYLMLHKPGRVVTASQDKDLPTVMDLLPPDIQSDQLYAVGRLDRDTTGLLLLTDNGPLGFQLLHPQYHVDKSYQVVVNGLLTPEHIQKFKDGIVFLDGTTCKPAQLEILSSSPTESRASITISEGKFHQVKKMFLSVGVKVTALKRVQFGDFTLNPELAEGQYRPLNPEELEIIKNYLEKSG; encoded by the coding sequence ATGCGTTTAGATAGATTATTAGCCCAAGAAATGATCAGTCGCAAGGCTATGAAACAGGCACTCCTGAAAAAAGAAATCCTAGTAGATGATTGTCCAGCCAACTCCCTCGCTCAAAATGTCGATACTGGATTGCAGAAACTAGTTTTTCAAGGACGACAAATCCAAGGATACAAGCACACCTACCTCATGCTTCATAAACCAGGTAGAGTGGTGACAGCCAGTCAGGATAAGGACCTACCAACCGTCATGGACCTCCTTCCACCTGACATCCAGTCTGACCAGCTCTATGCTGTCGGCAGATTAGACCGTGACACGACGGGACTGCTCCTTCTGACAGACAATGGACCTCTTGGTTTTCAGCTCCTTCATCCCCAGTACCATGTCGATAAATCCTATCAAGTGGTGGTCAACGGACTGCTCACACCAGAACATATCCAAAAATTCAAAGATGGGATTGTCTTTTTAGACGGGACCACTTGTAAACCTGCTCAGCTCGAAATTCTGTCCTCAAGCCCAACAGAGAGCCGGGCCTCCATCACCATCTCAGAAGGAAAATTTCATCAGGTTAAAAAAATGTTCCTCTCAGTTGGTGTCAAGGTGACTGCCCTAAAACGCGTCCAATTCGGTGACTTTACATTAAACCCAGAACTAGCAGAAGGGCAATACCGTCCCTTGAATCCAGAGGAATTGGAAATCATTAAAAACTATTTAGAAAAAAGTGGATAA